One region of Triticum aestivum cultivar Chinese Spring chromosome 6B, IWGSC CS RefSeq v2.1, whole genome shotgun sequence genomic DNA includes:
- the LOC123139656 gene encoding uncharacterized protein, translating into MAPPPPLDEDDDYEDPLEETICAQRVRLSEREVCNLWDNFLPRAELIGAPFVTRLTSTMIDRHVMKLPKSLSESCGIEADEEGYAGIRLTARGPVTTCAYGVETDGRTHLSTYGWKSFLVDKNLHVGQAILITIRKTNRQGLKMMIVIDTI; encoded by the exons atggcgccgccaccaccacttgatgaggatgatgactatgaagacccaCTTGAGGAAACCATCTGTGCTCAAAGAGTGAGGCTGAGCGAAcgggaggtgtgcaacctatgggacaactTTCTGCCACGTGCTGAGTTGATCGGGGCGCCATTCGTGACCCGTCTGACAAGTACCATGATCGATCGACATGTCATG aaattgccaaagagcctatctgagagttgtggCATCGAGGCTGATGAAGAAGGCTatgctggaatacgccttaccgcaaggggccccGTCACTACTTGTGCGTACGGCGTGGAAACGGACGGTCGCACACATTTAAGTACAtatgggtggaagagcttcctcgttgacaagaatcttcatgttggacaggccatccttaTTACTATCAGGAAGACCAACCGTCAAGGCTTGaagatgatgatcgtcatcgataccATCTAA